A region from the Zonotrichia leucophrys gambelii isolate GWCS_2022_RI chromosome Z, RI_Zleu_2.0, whole genome shotgun sequence genome encodes:
- the CCNO gene encoding LOW QUALITY PROTEIN: cyclin-O (The sequence of the model RefSeq protein was modified relative to this genomic sequence to represent the inferred CDS: deleted 1 base in 1 codon) produces the protein MYRKGIQEIECKIELNQNAKYMEPIHLDYDSRTVPRRRDGRGGVPGRRAVTPLRPPLHSNSQCRDRSGPGAAAHPMVTAASGRCGGTPERRGPGGSPAGCPRRPVRRRRPGTGAAAAAGENAQELQAFRDYGESWYRSRKGLESRFQPREPLARQPQVTAEARCKLVSWLIPVHRHFGLSLEALCLAVNILDRFLATTPVAADCFQLLGVTALLIACKQVEVHPPSVKELLALCCDAFTRQQLRNLECIVLHRLDFDLAAPTVSFFLEHFSRVRLEARGADAAEAADARSLAAGVAELSLADYAFTKYAPSLLAASSLGLADRLLRHRSPLDLRISGYPEGLLRDCMDQLQLLVSLNGRSLSLLLPSEVAQKCPWLGDDR, from the exons ATGTATAGGAAGGGCATTCAGGAAATTGAATGCAAAATTGAATtgaatcaaaatgcaaaatacatgGAGCCTATCCATTTAGATTATGACAGCAGAACTG TGCCCAGACGACGGGACGGGCGGGGCGGGGTGCCGGGGAGGCGGGCTGTGACACCTTTG CGGCCCCCGCTCCACTCAAATAGCCAGTGTCGCGACCGGAGCGGACCCGGCGCGGCCGCCCACCCCATGGTGACGGCGGCGAGCGGGCGGTGCGGCGGCACTCCGGAGCGCCGGGGGCCCGGCGGCTCCCCTGCGGGCTGCCCGCGGCGCCCGGTGCGGCGGCGGCGCCCTGGGACgggagcggcggcagcggcgggggaGAACGCgcaggagctgcaggctttCCGCGACTACGGAGAGAGCTGGTACCGCTCCCGCAAGGGGCTGGAGAGCCGCTTCCAGCCGCGGGAGCCGCTCGCCCGGCAGCCGCAG GTGACTGCAGAGGCGCGCTGCAAGCTGGTCAGCTGGCTCATCCCCGTGCACCGGCATTTCGGGCTCTCCTTGGAGGCTCTCTGCCTGGCCGTCAACATCCTCGACCGCTTTCTCGCCACTACCCCGGTGGCCGCCGACTGCTTCCAGCTCCTGGGGGTAACAGCGCTGCTCATCGCCTGCAAACAG GTGGAGGTGCACCCTCCTAGCGTGAAAGAGCTCCTCGCCCTCTGCTGCGACGCCTTCACCCGCCAGCAGCTCCGCAACCTGGAGTGCATCGTCCTGCATCGCCTGGACTTCGACCTGGCGGCGCCCACCGTCAGCTTCTTCCTGGAGCACTTCAGCCGGGTGCGGCTGGAGGCGCGGGGGGCCGACGCGGCGGAGGCGGCCGATGCCCGGAGCCTGGCGGCGGGCGTGGcggagctcagcctggctgacTATGCCTTCACCAAGTACGCGCCCTCTCTGCTGGCCGCCAGCAGCCTGGGGCTTGCGGACCGGCTCCTGCGCCACCGCAGCCCCCTGGACCTGCGAATCAGCGGCTACCCAGAAGGGCTCCTGCGGGACTGCATGGACCAGCTTCAGCTCCTGGTGTCTCTGAACGGACGGTCCCTgtctctcctcctgccctcgGAGGTGGCCCAGAAGTGCCCCTGGCTTGGAGATGACCGCTGA